Part of the Microbacterium immunditiarum genome is shown below.
GCAGCACCGCGCGAACGATCTTGAGCGACAGGGCCCACGCGATGACGCGCTGGAGGACGGTGCGCGAGCGGATCGTCTCTGCCTCGGCCATGGTGAGAGGCTATCGAGGGCGGCCGGCGGTACGCGGGGCTTGACTCGGGAGAGAGTCGCGGATGCCACAGGCCGAACCCTCGCCTATGATCGAGGGCACGGGGGATGGGGATCCCCTGATTCTGGGGATTTGGGGACTGCCGTGATGGGACTTGCACGGACGCTCGCGAGCGCGCCGCTCGAGCCGGACGTCGTCGCCCTCATGCCGGGCATGGTCTGTCTGGGCGAAGACGGCTGGTCCAGACCGACCCCCAGCCTCACGACGATCGAGGAGGTGCTGCGCGTCACGCCGTGACCCCGCAGCCCTCGGTCGTCCACTCAAGACCGGGCCGGGCGCCGAGCGAGCGACACCCCCCCGTCGCGTCCCGCGCCCGGCCCTCTCCCTTGACGGGAACGGTCAGCTGCCACCTCGACGTCAGGCGCCGACGAACAGCCCCGTGTACCAGCGGCCGAGGGCTTCACCGGCGAACACACCGATCCACGCGCCGGCGATCATCCACGGCCCGAACGGAATGGCGGTCTTGCGCCCCGCCCGACCCGCGAGCATGATCACGACCCCGAACAGCCCGCCAAGGAGGAAGGCGGCGAACGCACCGACCGCGAGCGCACCCCACCCGATCCAGCCGAGGTAGAGCCCGATGAGCCCGGCGAGCTTGACGTCGCCGCCGCCCATGCCGCTCGGTCGCACGAGGCGCAGCGTGAAGTAGAAGACGTAGAGGGCCGCCATGCCGATGACTGCGCGAAGCAGGGCGACCAGGTCGCCCGAGAGGACCGCCGCGGTCGCGAGGAGCACTCCCGCCACGACATAGCTCGGGAGCACGATGCGGTTCGGCAATCGGTGGGTGCGGATGTCGATGAGCGTGAGCACGACCGAGATCGCCGCGAAGTAGAGCAGCGCGAGGATGACCAGCGCGAGCGCGATGGTGTCGCTGAGGTCGGGCATCCGTCACGCTCTCCCTTCAGATGTCGACCGTCTCGAGCCGCACCGTGCAGACGTCGCCGAGCCCCAGCTCCTCCGCAACGCGCACCGCCTTCTTGAGCGGCAGCGCGTACGTGTCGCCGCTCGGGAAGATCGAGGTCATCCACTCGGTGCCGCCGATGCCGACGCGCACTCGGACGGAGCCGAATCCGCGAGGCATGCGCGGCACCTCGCGGATGTCGGCGCTCAGCTCTTCGGGGACCGTTACGAACAGCCACCCGTCGTCATTGCGCGCCTGCCACCGCCAGATCTCGGCCTCGAACTCGAAGTGCACGAGTTCACGTTAGCGGCGCCGGCCGACACACCGCGGGCCGTAGTGTCAGCGCCCGGCCGCGGGGGCCCAGCCGTCGTCGTCGGACCAGGTGTCGGCATCCGTCGCCCACGGCTCCGCGGGCTCGGGAGACCACGTGCCCGACGCGTACGCGCCGTCGTCGCGGCGACGCCACGGTGCGCCTTCGGGCCAGCTCGCGGCGAACGTCGGGAAGACCTTCCACACGCGCCTGCCGATCGCGACGGGCGTCTTGAATGGGCGCGCCGACACGGGCATTCGCAGTTGCGGGTCGTAGCGGACCCCGTCGGACCGCCTCAGCCGGATCGTCAGGTCGAGGTCGTCGTGCACGCGCGGGTTCGTGCGCTCGACCTTGTCGCGCACGCGCTCCCACACGCGCGTGCGCATCGCGAAATTCGACCCGAACACGAGCGGCACGCCGAGCCACTTCGGGATCAGGCGATGGCCGAGGCCGACGTACCAGTGGTCGCCGATGTGGTTCACGAGCCGATTGCCGCCGTAGAACTCGGATGCCCCGCTGAGCACGCCCAGCGAAGGGTCGGCGACGAACGCGCGCACGATGCGCGCGATCCAGTCGGGGTGCGGGCGGGAGTCGGCGTCGAGCCGCGCGATGATGTCGGTGTCGGCCGTGGCTTCGTCGTAGCCGCGGGCGGCTGCGGGCCAGATGCCGACGAGCTCCTCTCGGATCACGTCCGCGCCGTGACGGCGGCCGACGGATGCAGAGCCATCCGTGCTGCCGTTGTCGACGACGATCACGCGATCGGCGCGCCGGGTCTGCGCATCGAGCGCCGTGAGGCACTCCTCGAGGAACTCCGCATCATTTCGGCACGGGATGACCACCGTGACACGGAGTTGGAGAGGCACCGTCTCACCATACTCCTGCGGGAAACAGGGAGGTGGGCGACACGACGAGAGCAGAAGTGACCGAGTCTCCGAATAGAACATCTGTTCGTTCCTGCACAGGCGTTCGCAGTATTCCCAGTTTGTCGAGCGCGCCGATCGCCTTCGCAATGTCGTACGCCTCCACTAGTATCGAACATATGAACGATCCTTTGGCAGGACTCCGCGACGCGACGGCGGCGGTCGATGTTGCATGGCGCACGCCGAGTGAGTCACATCGTTCGCCGGACGCCATGGCCGATCACCAGTTGCTCGCCGTCAACGATGCACTCGGTGCGCTGGTGCGTCATGCCGACGCGCTGCGCGGACGGATCGCAGCCGAGATCAGTAGACGGTCGCGGAGCGAGCTCGGATCTGAGTCGCTTGCGAAACGGAACGGCTTCCGCTCCGCGACCGCGTTGATCGCCGCGAGTTCGGGCGGCACGATCGGCGAAGCCGCACGACTCGTGACGGTGGGTGAGGCGACAACCCCCCGACGCACCTTGACGGGAGCGGATGCTCCGCCGAGGCATCCGCATGTCGCCGACGCGGTCTCGGCAGGCTCGATCAGCACGGCGGCTGCCTCCGCGATCATCACGATGCTCGACCGCATCGCACTGCGCTGCGATCCAGCGGAGACCGATCGCGTCGAAACTCTGCTCGTGGCTCAGGCGCCTGGCCTCACCTTCGACCAGCTGGGCAAGGTGATCGCACGGGCCGAGGGGTACCTCGACCCGGACGGACTCGAGCCCAAGGAGGAGAGACTGCGAGGTGAGCGGAGTCTTCAGCTCTTCCAGCGGGACGGACTGCTCCACCTGACGGCGAAGCTCGACCCCGAATCGGCGGCGCCCGTCAAGGCGGCGATCGAGGCGATCGTGACCGCCCAGTTCAGAAACGAGTCGGCGACGGGGCCGGACGCGGCGTCGCCCCGAGACGCCGACGCACCCCGGCGCACGGTCGCACAGCGTCAGGCCGATGCCCTCGTGCTCATCGCGCAGCATGCGCTCGGCTGCGACGCGTCCGACCTCCCCCTCGACGGTGCCACGGTCATCGTGCGCATCTCGCACGAGGAGCTGCAGGCGGGCGTGGGAGTCGCAGCGATCGACGGCATCGATCAGCCTGTTTCGGTCGCGACCGCGCGACGGATGGCCGCAGGCGGCGGAGTGATCCCCTGCGTGCTCGGCGGCGCGGGCGAGATCCTCGATTGGGGGCGGGCGAAGCGCCTGTTCACCACCGCGCAGAAGCTCGCGCTCGCCGAACGCGACGGCGGGTGCGCGATGTGCGGACTTCCACCGGGCATGACGAAGGCGCACCACATCCGTTGGTGGGCCAGAGACGCGGGTCCGACCGACCTGTCGAACGGAGTGCTCCTCTGCGAGAGCTGCCACCATCGGGTCCACGACAATGACTGGGACATCCGGATCGACGGCGTCGGGGTGCGTGCGCTCGTGTGGTTCATTCCGCCCCCGCATGTCGATCCGGCGCGGACGCCGAGATTGGGCGGGCGCGCGAGGTATGCGTGGGCAGCATGAGTGGGTGCGCCGCCGGCACCGGAGTGCGCGAGGCGGCGGGCGAGTTGGGCGCAGCAGCATGCGTGTCGGAATGCGGGGCTACGCTGACCGCATGCGCGGGTCGGAACGGCGAGGTCGTGACGCGAGCGAACCGCATGCGCCGGATGCTCCGGATGCGCCGGATGCTCCCGCCGCCAACCGCGCGCGCACGGGCGTCGGCGAAGGCGGGCTCCGCATGGTCCCCGCGAACGAGGCGTCGTGGGACGACCTCCGGGCGATCCTCACCGGCACCGCCGGACGGTGCCAGTGCGAGCGGCAGCGACTCGGCGACCGGGACTGGTGGCATCTCCCCGTCGAGGAGCGCGCCGCGATCTTCCGCGAGGAGACGCACTGCGACGATCCCCGCGCGAAGGAGACGATCGGCATCGTCGCGTACCTCGACGGAGAGCCCGCCGGGTGGTGCGCGGTCGATCGGCGCGGTGTGTACGGCCGTGTCCGCGGCTCCCCCGTCCCGTGGAAGGAGCGTCCATTCGAAGACAAGGACGACGACACCGTGTGGGCGATCCCGTGCCTCGTCGTGCGCAAGGGCTATCGCCACCAGCACCTCACCTACGACCTCGTCGCCGCCGCCGTCGAGTACGCACGCGAGCGCGGAGCACAGGCCATCGAGGGCTACCCGCTCATCACGGAAGGCAAAGAGGTCACCTGGGACGAGATGAGCGTCGGCTCGGTCGGCGCGTTCGCGGCCGCCGGGTTCCGCGAGGTGTCGCACCCTACGAAGCGCCGGGTCGTGATGCGCCTGGATCTGTGACGCGCCGCCGCCCGCGATCGAATCCGACGGGCCGACCTCAATAGAGTGACCACGTGCACTACCTGCGTGACGGAGTGTTCATTCTGGGGTGGTTCAGCCTTCTCGGCGCCGTGTGGTTCTGGTGGGCGCTGGAGGCTCCGCCGCGCCGCGCCCGCCCGTGGCTCGGCGCCGGTCTGGCGCTCAGCATCGTCGGCGCCCTTGTCGGCGGCCTCTACACGTGGCGGTTCTGGAGTACCCAGTCGATGCTCGACGGCCGCATGGAGATCTTCGGGGTCGTCATCGCCGTCGCAGGCGTCGCCGCCGGCGTCGCGTGGATCATCCTGACTCGCACGGGCCGCTCGCCGTCGGTGCCGCTCGCCGTCGCAGTGATCGTCGCGCTGCAGTTCGTCCCGCTCGCGTACCTCCTCGGCGACTGGGGACTCGTCGTGCTCGCGCTCGGTCAGCTCGTCCTGATCGTGCTCGCGTCGCGGTTCGCGAAGCGACGGGGGCTCGCCCCGAGCTGCACGATCGGTGTCGTCATGGGCGTCTCGCTGCTGGGTTCGGCGCTGGTCGCCGCGGTCCTGTGGCTGCCGCGCGCCCTCGCCGCCTGAGCGGCATTGCGTTCACGTTCCGAGCAAAGTGGTTGTCGCGGCATCCGTTTCTGGTTACTGTCCTGAAAGTAAGCGCCGCCCGCCGCGCGATCCCTCGAAGAAGAAGGAGCTCGCATGACAATGTCCGTCCGTCGCCACGGGAGGCTCGCCGCAGCGGCCGCCGTGGCGGCCCTCATCGCTGGAGCACTCATGTCCTCCCCGGCCGTCGCCGCACCGCCGCGCGCCGTCGACCCGTTCCACCCCGACTTCGGACCGAACGTCACGATCTACTCCCCCGACACACCGGTGGATCAGATCCAGGCCGAGCTCGACGCCCTCCACGCGCAGCAGGTCGATGCCGAGATGAGCACCGCGCGGCACGCGGTGTACTTGCTGCCCGGGCAGTACGGATCGGTCGCCGAACCGCTGCAGGTCAAGGTCGGCTACTACACCGAGATCGCGGGGCTCGGAGCCTCACCCGAAGACGTCACCGTCCACGGCGCGGTCGAGGTCTACAATCGCTGCCTCGAAGCCGGCGGCACGGCCAACTGCCTCGCGCTGGTCAACTTCTGGCGCACGATCGCGAACCTCTCGATCGACATCGACAAGGCAGGACAAGACGGATGCCGCCAGAGCGCGGAGTTCTGGGCGGTGTCGCAGGCCGTGTCGATGCGCCGCCTCGACGTCTCGGGCGGGTCGCTCTCACTGATGGACTACTGCACCGCCGGCCCGCAGTACGCGAGCGGCGGGTTCATCGCCGACTCGCGCCTGCCGGCCGTCATCAACGGCTCACAGCAACAGTGGCTCATCCGCAACAGCGAGATCGCCGGCTGGTCGAACGCCGTGTGGAACCAGGTCTTCTCGGGCGTCATCGGAGCTCCGGACGACGCGACGTTCCCCGACCCGCCCTACACGACGATCGACGCCACCCCCATCTCGCGCGAGAAGCCGTACCTCTACGTCGACGACGAGGGTAGTTTCAACGTGCGCGTGCCCGCCGTGCAGCGAGACTCGAGCGGCATCAGCTGGGGCGACGGTGAGACGGCCGGGCGCAGCGTCCCGATCACGGACTTCTTCATCGCGACGCCCGACGACTCGGTCAAGGACATCAACAACGCGCTCGCGCGCGGGCAGCACCTGATCATGACTCCGGGTGTCTACGACATCGACCGCACGATCGCGGTCAAGCGCGCGAACACCGTCGTGCTCGGGCTCGGGCACGTGACTCTCACCGCCGCGAACGGAGCGGTCCCGCTCGAGATCAAGGACGCCGAGGGCATCGTCGTCGCAGGCGTCACGATCGACGCCGGTCCGCAGCTGTCGCCCGTGCTGCTGCGCGTCGGCAAGGAGAAGGGCGGCAAGCCGCTCGGCGACGCCAACCCGATCACGCTCAGCGACGTGTACTTCCGCGTCGGCGGACCGCACATCGGCAAGGCGACGACCGCGCTCGAGGTCAACTCCGACAACGTGCTCATCGACCACACGTGGGTGTGGCGGGGCGACCACGGAGTCGAGGGCTTCACGAACGGCGTGAACGGCGACACCGACCGGTGGAACACCAACACCGGCCAGGTCGGCGTCATCGTCAACGGCGACGACGTCACCGCGACCGGGCTGTTCGTCGAGCACTTCCAGACGTACAACACGCTCTGGAACGGCGAGAACGGCCGCGTGATCCTCTATCAGAACGAGCTGCCGTACGACCCGCCGACGCAGGCGGACTGGACGCAGCCGGACGGCACGCTCGGGTGGCCGGGCTACGCCGTCGCGCCGGACGTCACGGCGCACCGCCTCGACGGCGCGGGCGTGTACGTGTTCAACCAGAACAACCCGTCGATCGTCACCGCGAACGGGTTCTCGGTTCCCGAGACGCCGGGCGTTCAGCTGCACCACATCATGACGGTCAACCTCAGCGCCGGCACGGTCCAGCACGTCGTGAACGGCGTGGGCGGTCAGGCCGACACCACCAAGATCGGCGTGCCGCAGTTCATCGTCGACTACCCCACCCCGTAGAAGGAGAGACAGCGCACACGGATGCCGCGCCCCTGGCCACCGCCGGGGTCGCGGCATCCGCATTTCGTCCGTGATCACCCGGACGGTGAGCGAGCGAAGCGCACGAAGTGCCGCTCAGCGAGCGCTCACCACTGCGGGTGGATGGACTCGCGCAGCCGCCGGTCGTACACGTCGTGGACGGCGCGGTCGAACGCGTCGAGGTCGAATCCGCCCTCGAGGAGCGCCGCCGCCTCGGCGTTCGACTCTGCCTGGCGCACGTTGCGCGCCCCGGGGATCACACTCGTGACTCCCGGGCGCGAGGCGATCCACGCGAGGGTCGCGGCGGGCAGCGACACGCCTTCGGGCAGGGCTTCCGCGAGCTCGGATGCCGCGGCCAGCCCCTCTTCGTAGTCGACGCCCGAGAAGGTCTCGCCACGGTCGAAGGCCTCGCCGTGGCGGTTGTACGAGCGGTGGTCGTCCGCCGCGAACGTCGTTGATGAGGTGTACTTGCCCGACAGGAGGCCCGACGCGAGCGGCACGCGCGCGAAGATCGCGACGTTCGCCGTCGCGGCGGCCGGGAGCACCTCGTCGAGCGGCTTGAGCCGGAACGGGTTGAAGATGATCTGCACGTTCGTGACGTTCGGCCGCGCGATCGCCGCGAGCGCCTGCGCGCTCGTCTCAACCGACACGCCGTACGCCGTGATGGAGCCGTCGGCGACGAGCTCGTCGAAAGCGTCGTAGGTCGCGTCGTCCTCGATCACGGACGTCGGCGGGCAGTGCAGCTGCACGAGGTCGAGCGTCTCGACGCCGAGGTTGCGCCGCGAGCGGTCGGTCCACGCGCGGAAGTTCTCGGGCGAGTAGTTCTCGCGCACCTGCGGCAGACGCCTGCCCATCTTCGTCGCGACGGTGATGCCGTGGCCGGGTCGCTCGGCGAGGAAACGGCCGATGATCGACTCGCTGCGGCCGTCGCCGTAGACGTCGGCGGTGTCGAACAGGGTCACGCCGTGATCGACGGATGCCGCCAGCACCGCCGCCGCGTCGTCCTCGCTCACGGCGCCCCAGTCCGCGCCGAGCTGCCATGTGCCGAGGCCGATGGCCGAGATATCGCGTCCGGTGCGTCCGAGGGGTCGTTGCTGCATGCGTTCCAGCATGCCACCGGGGACGACCGCCCGGACGCCGAGCGAACGAATCAGCGACCTCGCTCGCGCGCGACCAATTCCCGAGCCGCGGGGACGACCTCAGCCGCGAACCGCTCGGTCACGGCGATGTCGTCGCCTCCGATGAGGAACGCGCTGATGCCGTAATTGAGGGCCATGTCGGCGATGTTGTCCACCCACGCCTCGGGCGGGCCGTTGAGCAGTCCGCGCTCGCTGGGCGCGAAGCCCACGCGCATGAAGTTGAACACGCGCCGCACGTCCGACGGCGTGCGACCGGCCTCCAGCGCCGCCTCGTCGATGCGCGCGTTGGAGTCGGGAACCCCTGCGAGACCTCCTTCGATGTACTCGAGCGTCGGCAGCCAGCCGTCGCCCATCGCGCCCGTGAGCGCGAGCATCCGCGGCTTGTAAGCACCCACCCAGACCGCGATGTCGTGTGCCGTGCGCGGACCGCGCTTGGCGCCCTTCACCGTGTAGTACTTCCCGTCCACGCGCACGATCTCGGGGTTGTCGACGTCCCACAGCTCGCGGATGATCCGGATCGCCTCCTTGAGCGCCGTGACACCCTGCCCCGGGGTGAGCTTGCGGCCGCCCATGGCAGCGATGGCATCCCAGAACGCGCCCGCGCCGATGCCGAGTTCGAACCGGCCCCCGCTGAGGATGTCGAGCGAGGCCGCCGCGCGCGCCAGGACCGCGGGCGGTCGCAGCGGGAGGCTCGCGACGTTCGCGCTCAGGTGCACGTTCTCGGTGCGTGCGGCGGCGAAGGCGAGCAGCGTCGAGGTGTCGAGGAACGCCGGCTGGTACGGGTGATCCTGGAACGTGACGAGGTCGAGACCGGCGCGATCGGTCGCGACCGCGACGTCGAGGGCGTGCTCGGCGTTCTGTGCCGACGGTGTGACGAACGTTCCGAAGAGCAGGTCGTGGCCGTAGTCGGTCATGCGATGGCCTCCCTTGGGGTCTGGGCGGGCGCGAGCGATGTCGCGCCCGAAGGGTCGATGTCGAAGTTGTCGCGCAGGAGGTTGTGGGGATCGTACCGGCGCTTGAGCGCGCGCAGGCGGTCGAGCACGCGAGGCGGGAAAGCGTCGCGCAGCGTCTGCGGCGTGCGGTCGGTCTCGAAGCTGAGGTACAGCCCATCCATGTGTCCGCGCAGGGGCGCCCACGCGCGGTTCAGCCGGTCGTCCCGCGCGCCCATCGCCGTCACCTGGAACGCCGGCGTGCGGAAGGCGAAGGCCGTGGCATCCGGTGAGACGTCCGCGATCGCACCGCCCATCGCGCGCAGTTCGAAGAAGTGCACCGCGCCCGTCTCGAGCATCCGGGTCGCGTCGCGCGCGAACTCTGGCGTGAGCTCGTCGATGAATGCCGAGCGCGAATGCGGCTCCCCGTAGCCGTGCTGCCCCTCGGGTCCGACGTCGGCCGCCAGGGCCATCACCGACTCGTACCTCGTCATGACGACCTGCTGCTGCGCGAGCATGCCGAGCTCGAGGAACGGCGTAAGCCGCTCGACGACGGTGTCGGCATCCGGATTGTCGACCATGCCGTACAGCTGGAGCCGCGCCATGCCGTCCTGCGGCTGGCCCGTCACCAAGAACACGGTCGTATCGCGCGGCGCCGCACTCGCGAGCTCGCCGTAGCGGCGCAGCGACTCCTCGAGGTCGTTCGTGACGAACATGAGCTGCGCCCACCCGACATCGCCGACTTCGGACACCTCGAACTCGAACGCCGTCGCGATGCCGAAGTTCGCGCCCGCACCGCGCACGGCCCAGAACAGGTCGGGATTCTCGGTCGCGGTGGCCCGCACGAGGCGACCGTCGGGGACGACGAGCTCGACCGCGCGCACGTGGTCGATCGTGAGGCCGTGCTTGCGCGACAGGAAGCCGATGCCGCCCGCCGTCGCGAGTCCGCCGACGCCGACGCCGCCGTAGTCGCCCGAGCCGAGCGCCCAGCCGTACGGGGCGAGTGCCGCGGCGACGCGCTTCCACGTGGCGCCCGGGCCGATGCGCACGAGCCGACGGTCGACGTCGAGCACCTCGATGGAGTCCATCGCGCCGACATCGATCACGAGGCCGCCCTTGTTCGTGGACCGGCCGCTGATGCCGTGGCCTGCGCTGCGGATGCCGAGCGGGAGCTCCGGATGCCGCGAAGCGAACGCGAGCGCGTCACCGACCTCGTCGGGTGTGCGCGGACGCAGCACGAGCCCCGGCTGTCCGCCGCGCAGATACGTCGAGGCGACCGATGCGTACTCCGGGTCGCCCGGCTCCACTGCGGTCTCGGCGAGCGACTCCGGCACGCCGTCGTAGTCGATCCCGGCGACGCGCCGCGCACGCGCGGCGGCCGAGCGACGGCGTCCCTTCGCGCGGGTGCGGTCGGGCACGAGAGCCGCGATGCGCTCGAGCTCCTCGCGCGAGTTCACGGGAACGACGACGGGCCGGCCGTCACGCTGGGCAACGGCCGCGAGAGCGGCGGCGTCGGAATCGGCGGATGCCACGACCCACGTCGCGGCATCCGTCATGACTCGTCCGGGCGCCAGTCTGTCGATGCTCTCGCGAGCCCGCTCGATCACGCTCGGATACGGCGCCGCGCTGTCCGCGGGGTCGGGAGCGGACGGCCGGCGCGCGTCGATGCCGATACCGATGCGACTGGTCGCGCCGGCGAGCCAGGCTGCGAGCGTCCACGAGTCGATCGCTCCGTCGGCGGGCACGGGCTCGACGACCACGAGGTCGAGGCCGCGCTCTTCGGCGAGCTTGGCGAGGTCGGTGGGGGCGTTCGCCTGATGCTCGTCCGTCGCGCGCAGGACGATCCCGAGTTCGAAGTCCATTGTTCCTTCCCGATCCGCGCCGGGCGCGCGGAGTCTGACGCCGCGGATCGCGGCACGGGGATCTACAACGCCTACTCGCAGATGATATTCCCCACAGATGAATGCCGCGTTAACTGGTCTGTCCTACCATGTATTGCATGGCTGTAACAGATCCGCCACATCCGCCTCTCACCCAAGACTTCGGGTGGGCGCTCGGCGTGCTCCTACGCGCGTACCGCGATCGCGTGGCGCCGATCCTCTCCGACTTCCCGCAGACCACGCGCGGATACGAGACGCTCGCCGAGGTCGTCGTCAACGGTCAGCGGCCGAGCCAGCTCGCCCTCGCGCAGCGGCTCGGCATCGACCGCACGGTGATGACCTACCTGGTCGACGACCTCGAAGACGCCGGCCTCCTGGCGCGCCGTCCGAACCCCGAAGACCGACGACAGCGCCGCATCGTCGCGACGAAGCAGGGCGAAGAGGTCATCGGCGAGCTCTGCACGCTCGTCGCGGGCGCCGAGCGGGACGCACTGGCGGCCCTCGACCCGGACGAACGGGCCGAGTTCCACCGGCTGCTCCTGAAGGCAGCGGCAGGGGCCGCGGCCGATGACTCCCCCGCAGGCTCCCCCGCCCAGGCGGAGCCGCCGGCCACCGCGTGAGCCCTCACTCCGAACCGCCGAGCACTCCCGCCGCCCGCGCCGGCGCTGCGTAGGCCTCCGCGAGCGACGCGATCGTGTCGTGCGCGTTGAGCCCGCTCGGGTTCGGCACGACCCACAGCTACGCGCCCGCGAGCGTCTCGGGCTGCTTCCCGGCGGCGGCGCGCGGCCGCCCGAAGCCTGTCCGGTAGGCGGTGACCCCGACGATCGCGACGACGCGCGGACGCCAGCGCGCGGCATCCGTCTCGAGTCTTCTCGCTCCCTCGCGCAGCTCCTCACGAGAGAGCTCGTCCGCGCGCACCGTCGCGCGGTTCACGAAGTTCGAGATCCCGATGCCCGCGTCGAGGAACATGCGGCGGTCGTCGGTCGAGAGTCCCGCGCCGGCTCCGTCGATGTGCGGCACGCGCGGGATGACACCCGCCGCGACGAGCGCGGGATAGAAGCGGTTGCCCGGGTGCGCGAACGGCACACCGGTCGCGGCAGTCCACAGGCCCGGGTTGATGCCGACGAACACGAGAAGCGGATGCTCCGGCATGAGATCGGGGATGCCCCGGCCGCGATACGACTCGAGCTCGGCGCGGGTGAATCCCATCGCCCCAGTCTCCCCCAGCGGCGCGCGCACAACGGCGCATCCTCGCATTTCCAGGATACCGAGGGGTGGGGGGCTTGCCGCAAGGGCCCCGGTCAGA
Proteins encoded:
- a CDS encoding prepilin peptidase, which encodes MPDLSDTIALALVILALLYFAAISVVLTLIDIRTHRLPNRIVLPSYVVAGVLLATAAVLSGDLVALLRAVIGMAALYVFYFTLRLVRPSGMGGGDVKLAGLIGLYLGWIGWGALAVGAFAAFLLGGLFGVVIMLAGRAGRKTAIPFGPWMIAGAWIGVFAGEALGRWYTGLFVGA
- a CDS encoding DUF1905 domain-containing protein; the encoded protein is MHFEFEAEIWRWQARNDDGWLFVTVPEELSADIREVPRMPRGFGSVRVRVGIGGTEWMTSIFPSGDTYALPLKKAVRVAEELGLGDVCTVRLETVDI
- a CDS encoding glycosyltransferase family 2 protein is translated as MPLQLRVTVVIPCRNDAEFLEECLTALDAQTRRADRVIVVDNGSTDGSASVGRRHGADVIREELVGIWPAAARGYDEATADTDIIARLDADSRPHPDWIARIVRAFVADPSLGVLSGASEFYGGNRLVNHIGDHWYVGLGHRLIPKWLGVPLVFGSNFAMRTRVWERVRDKVERTNPRVHDDLDLTIRLRRSDGVRYDPQLRMPVSARPFKTPVAIGRRVWKVFPTFAASWPEGAPWRRRDDGAYASGTWSPEPAEPWATDADTWSDDDGWAPAAGR
- a CDS encoding HNH endonuclease → MADHQLLAVNDALGALVRHADALRGRIAAEISRRSRSELGSESLAKRNGFRSATALIAASSGGTIGEAARLVTVGEATTPRRTLTGADAPPRHPHVADAVSAGSISTAAASAIITMLDRIALRCDPAETDRVETLLVAQAPGLTFDQLGKVIARAEGYLDPDGLEPKEERLRGERSLQLFQRDGLLHLTAKLDPESAAPVKAAIEAIVTAQFRNESATGPDAASPRDADAPRRTVAQRQADALVLIAQHALGCDASDLPLDGATVIVRISHEELQAGVGVAAIDGIDQPVSVATARRMAAGGGVIPCVLGGAGEILDWGRAKRLFTTAQKLALAERDGGCAMCGLPPGMTKAHHIRWWARDAGPTDLSNGVLLCESCHHRVHDNDWDIRIDGVGVRALVWFIPPPHVDPARTPRLGGRARYAWAA
- a CDS encoding GNAT family N-acetyltransferase, with protein sequence MRGSERRGRDASEPHAPDAPDAPDAPAANRARTGVGEGGLRMVPANEASWDDLRAILTGTAGRCQCERQRLGDRDWWHLPVEERAAIFREETHCDDPRAKETIGIVAYLDGEPAGWCAVDRRGVYGRVRGSPVPWKERPFEDKDDDTVWAIPCLVVRKGYRHQHLTYDLVAAAVEYARERGAQAIEGYPLITEGKEVTWDEMSVGSVGAFAAAGFREVSHPTKRRVVMRLDL
- a CDS encoding glycosyl hydrolase family 28-related protein, yielding MTMSVRRHGRLAAAAAVAALIAGALMSSPAVAAPPRAVDPFHPDFGPNVTIYSPDTPVDQIQAELDALHAQQVDAEMSTARHAVYLLPGQYGSVAEPLQVKVGYYTEIAGLGASPEDVTVHGAVEVYNRCLEAGGTANCLALVNFWRTIANLSIDIDKAGQDGCRQSAEFWAVSQAVSMRRLDVSGGSLSLMDYCTAGPQYASGGFIADSRLPAVINGSQQQWLIRNSEIAGWSNAVWNQVFSGVIGAPDDATFPDPPYTTIDATPISREKPYLYVDDEGSFNVRVPAVQRDSSGISWGDGETAGRSVPITDFFIATPDDSVKDINNALARGQHLIMTPGVYDIDRTIAVKRANTVVLGLGHVTLTAANGAVPLEIKDAEGIVVAGVTIDAGPQLSPVLLRVGKEKGGKPLGDANPITLSDVYFRVGGPHIGKATTALEVNSDNVLIDHTWVWRGDHGVEGFTNGVNGDTDRWNTNTGQVGVIVNGDDVTATGLFVEHFQTYNTLWNGENGRVILYQNELPYDPPTQADWTQPDGTLGWPGYAVAPDVTAHRLDGAGVYVFNQNNPSIVTANGFSVPETPGVQLHHIMTVNLSAGTVQHVVNGVGGQADTTKIGVPQFIVDYPTP
- a CDS encoding aldo/keto reductase → MQQRPLGRTGRDISAIGLGTWQLGADWGAVSEDDAAAVLAASVDHGVTLFDTADVYGDGRSESIIGRFLAERPGHGITVATKMGRRLPQVRENYSPENFRAWTDRSRRNLGVETLDLVQLHCPPTSVIEDDATYDAFDELVADGSITAYGVSVETSAQALAAIARPNVTNVQIIFNPFRLKPLDEVLPAAATANVAIFARVPLASGLLSGKYTSSTTFAADDHRSYNRHGEAFDRGETFSGVDYEEGLAAASELAEALPEGVSLPAATLAWIASRPGVTSVIPGARNVRQAESNAEAAALLEGGFDLDAFDRAVHDVYDRRLRESIHPQW
- a CDS encoding LLM class flavin-dependent oxidoreductase — its product is MTDYGHDLLFGTFVTPSAQNAEHALDVAVATDRAGLDLVTFQDHPYQPAFLDTSTLLAFAAARTENVHLSANVASLPLRPPAVLARAAASLDILSGGRFELGIGAGAFWDAIAAMGGRKLTPGQGVTALKEAIRIIRELWDVDNPEIVRVDGKYYTVKGAKRGPRTAHDIAVWVGAYKPRMLALTGAMGDGWLPTLEYIEGGLAGVPDSNARIDEAALEAGRTPSDVRRVFNFMRVGFAPSERGLLNGPPEAWVDNIADMALNYGISAFLIGGDDIAVTERFAAEVVPAARELVARERGR
- a CDS encoding FAD-binding protein; translation: MDFELGIVLRATDEHQANAPTDLAKLAEERGLDLVVVEPVPADGAIDSWTLAAWLAGATSRIGIGIDARRPSAPDPADSAAPYPSVIERARESIDRLAPGRVMTDAATWVVASADSDAAALAAVAQRDGRPVVVPVNSREELERIAALVPDRTRAKGRRRSAAARARRVAGIDYDGVPESLAETAVEPGDPEYASVASTYLRGGQPGLVLRPRTPDEVGDALAFASRHPELPLGIRSAGHGISGRSTNKGGLVIDVGAMDSIEVLDVDRRLVRIGPGATWKRVAAALAPYGWALGSGDYGGVGVGGLATAGGIGFLSRKHGLTIDHVRAVELVVPDGRLVRATATENPDLFWAVRGAGANFGIATAFEFEVSEVGDVGWAQLMFVTNDLEESLRRYGELASAAPRDTTVFLVTGQPQDGMARLQLYGMVDNPDADTVVERLTPFLELGMLAQQQVVMTRYESVMALAADVGPEGQHGYGEPHSRSAFIDELTPEFARDATRMLETGAVHFFELRAMGGAIADVSPDATAFAFRTPAFQVTAMGARDDRLNRAWAPLRGHMDGLYLSFETDRTPQTLRDAFPPRVLDRLRALKRRYDPHNLLRDNFDIDPSGATSLAPAQTPREAIA